The genomic window ATATGTAGCAAATTTCAAACGAGAAGAAGCATTTAGGCCAAATTTCTAATTTCTGTACGAAAAAAATGCTCTAATTAAAAGGGGGGGGGGAATAAACCTGGTTGGAGGAGGTTGGAGAAAAAGAAACATGTTGGACTCCAGCGGATGAAGACGAAGTGAGAGCCACCGTAGACGCAACGAGCACGGTAGCAACAAGAGGTCCAGATCCCTTCATTTTCCCGGTTTTTTTTCTATATCTGCGATCGAAACTCAGATAAAAAGTTGTTTTTTTGGAAGCTCCAATGACGAATGGGTGAAATCCGACGAACTTCGCCGGTTCCCGACCACctgctttcccttttttttctcttccctTTTGTGAATTCATATTAACTTTCTTTATGGACTGAGGCCCTTTATATTTTTCTGAAATTGCCACAACGTCCCAGCTTCTTCAATTAACGGAATTTAATTTTACTCTTAGGTCCgatattattttctttaaaaaaaaagaaaaagaaaaatcaaagttgTGTACCTTTCTCTGCCACGTCGAGTATACGGCACCCTCAAATCTTCTTAACCAATAGGGAAGGAGCGCGTGTACTTAAGTATTGCCAGCTTGGCATGCGGAAAGTGACGGCAGCCGTTGGATGATATAAAAAGGACGGTGGCCTATACGTCTCTCCTAGTCTACCTttgctttaaattttaattaatttatatttataaaagagAGGTGCGTTGATTGTAGCGAAAGGTACTGGAATCAAGCAGGCtcgtgtttttgaaaaataggtGGTTGTTGTTTGCTTAAGCTCGATACCGTCCGTGTCTGACTCAGTCAGTCAGTGAGTCAGTCAGTCCATCCCCTCTCACCCCTGCCTAGTGCTCCGTGTAGACCGCTCCTTTAATTAACTATGATTTTATTGGATATATTTATGGTTAAATTCTTCTATTAGTTCCTGTACTTTGCAatatttagtccctatacttttatttgatcatttttagtcttgtactttttgaattgatcaattttagtccttgtactttttataattttaaattttagtcctaactcaaatagtagaaattaaatatgtttggttaaatttaattactagtcTTGTAGTATTTATACagttgtagatttagttcattttctccaattgaatcattctaagtccctatacttttagaaatttgaaatttcagtcttaaaataaataaaagtcattaatccattaattggatttttagtgagtaatatgtgaaaataataagcaaacaTGACATTACGCAGATGATAATATATTTGATgcatcatattttgaaaatagcaaaattttacttaatgaatttaactacTATTGTTTGGTAAGaactgaaatttaaaaatttaaaaagtacatggactaaaaatgatcaaataaaagtataaagattgAATCCATAACTTTTGCTAAATACAGagactaataacataatttaacctttttatctCCAATCTTTTTCAATTTGGATAATGCGTAAATTAATCTCTCTCAAAAAATAGAGCAATTTATTccatgttaattttaaaaatgagcaaaTAAAGATAAATCACAACAATTGATGTTTCTCATCAATTGTAAATAATTTCGATTTATATATCAAGCcttcaatattttatatattctatcattttgatcttaattttaaaagaataatctagaaaaatatataatagacAAAAAgtgaaaactttgaaaatatattaatattaaattaaaggagAGTAAATtatgctaattttttttaaacgcaatagaaaaaattagaaaatttatttttccttttaaatatATTCATATTGCGATCCGGTCAAATATTGCTGCCTCAAAAATGCAATTATTGTAAGCTAAAAATATTTGTAGTAAGTCCAGGTTTGGATCATATATATCCATATTTGAATAAGAATTCCAATTCAGCAGTTGCGGTTGAAAGGGTGGTCTCCGCGGCGTGCCTTGATTCTGCACGGAATATGGACCAATTGACATGTTGTATATGGACTTACAAATATTCTAAGTCATTAGCCAAGAACTttggccgtatgagattatattGTAATAATTGGGATGGAGCTTTCTAAGTATCTTCCTTGAAGGAGTTACCATTGtttcttaattattattattataataatatcaattaatcaaattttagaggtttaattttaatttaatcatcaaagATTTGGCTTAGAATATATGATGATCTTACAACTATAATATGCGGTCTCCATATATTTCTTACTTTAGTTGTTTATTGTTTTAAAGGTAaactatattattaattattaaattatggataattttttgttatgattacttaattaaaaaaattataatttagttattaaattatttaaaaatttttatttaaataatttggttgTTAAGCTTTTTTCTTGTAAAGTTCGTCAACGAGTTTCAAACGataatttgatgattttacaaattggtacttGAGCttgacactttttttttaatgtggtatatatgttattttttggtCGATGTGGTActtgtatttgacaaaagttatatattttggtgcCCAAAAGTAATGATGTTAACATTTTAGTGTTTGGTTCGGGTTTTAGGTTTAgtttgatgaaaattaattgttaatattattaggtttgaatttttcatgattttgttaattgtcaatttatttacttttacgTCTAATTTGCCAAGTATAATCTGATAAACAGAGGCGAATCTAGAGGGGAGCCGGCATGGGtccggcccccctaaaatgaaaaattattatttaggcattttaattttttttaaaaaattttaaattagtaaaagtaaaattacactttggcctcctaaaattataaaaattcgttttaatcttttaaaaactataaaaatatagacgataaaaaattaaaatttcattcggcccccctaaaaaattgttctggcttCACCTCTGTCGATAGATGTGATTTAATTCGGGGTTTatggttaatttaataaaagttaattgctaatgttattagctaattatgaattgtcatcaaattaactctaaaatctgaattaacgaccaaaaaataacattattatcTTTAGATATCCAAATATGTAACTTTTATCAAATACGTATACGACGTTAAAAAACCACAAATGTTAcattaaaaaaatgagaaaactCAAGTTTATCATAAacaaatgtaaatatatatatgtatatataagcgattttatttattttcatataaaagattGTTACATTCTAAAAGTAGGAAATTAAAGGATAGGTGTTAGATTCTAAGATGTCACGTGACCTATATACATTTAAGACATTGTGCATCTATCGTATAACTTTTAAGACATTACGGTTGGCACACGGTTTTTGAGATCAAAGCTGTTTCTCTATGGTAAAAGTCAAAAtattccattttatttatttcaaatattatgttttagtaatttatgtttttattttattataaaatagttattctACCGTTAAAATATGTTACCTCCCGAATGGCAGTCTAACATGACAgttaaaataagttttaaatgccAACATGAATGTCCAaccaagtaaattaattaattttttaatcaaataaatttaattaattgaattttctaaattaattaaaagaaaatgttaatTTGGTTTTTCGAAATAATCAATACTAATGCATCAAATTAATCcttgaacttgaaaagaaaaattattgatctcctttttcttttagttttcgttttcattttaaCTGAAAAAGCCATCCATTTTCATAGTCATATTTGTTGAATCGAAATAATAGAAATCAAATTGAGTGCTCTATCAATCGGTtagattttttattcaaaatggaAGAACAAATGATCAATTCAATGAAGGGTCTAGGCATGAATTACAATAAGtgatgatttttttattctttacttggattttggattcagatattatgtttttttttgtgtaatatgatccatcttttcattttttttgtatatgtgacaaataaaaaagatatgtttcatattttttttatttgtgtatTGTGGGCAACCGCAATAACAAACATGTATAGAGGTTGGTGTAtgcatttcttcttcttcttcttctgttttgctattctcttctctctttttttttatggtAACAAAAAAACTCAACTGTTACTTCTTTTTAAACcggaaaattttgagttttagggtAAAATTTTgcattctatttttagaaaaaaaattaacttttctcATCCACATTGgcatttaaaatccattttaatTATCACGTCGGACCGTTGTTTGATAGATAACAGGTCTTAACGGCAAAGTGAtcatttcgtaacaaaacgataccttaagtgactaaaacgtaacaatTCAAACATAAGAAACTAAAATGTGacctgagacaaacaaaagtgactattttagaaTTTACCTTAATATTAAATGGTTGAAATATTAGGGTTGTGTTGGTTTTGACAAATCAAATTAAGAGAAGGTGCAAGTTGACTTTACAAcgaattgattagttaatttATGGTAATTATTTCGCAAAAGAATCTAAACAAAACTTGAGATCACCAATTAGATTAAGATAAAATCAGAGGGTAGAGATATTATAGTGCAGCGGTCAAAAAAGAATATGGTTTTGCTTTAATTAATGAAATTAGCACCGTAGAATTTGAGACAATACACTAATCAAAGAAATGAAAAATGTTTTCTCAATAATACTTTTAAAAAAGATTCCTAAATACAGAAATTCTTCAAACAAAATTTAGTGGCATTAGATATATTAAAAGTGCCATAAAGAAAGACCTTTACAGCAAAAAGATAATTTAGGCGAAGACGAAAGGAGTTGAAAGGGTCccttaaattttatcaaaattttgacAATTAAGATTTGAtggctcaatttttttttatatatatatttttaaaattttactatttgtaaaatatttattttggaattataaattttgtgtctaaacctcattttcattcattaatattagtttaatttttctattttttaattaatcaaataatttttgttttttacatGTTTATATCAGTTTAAGGGAGGAAATGTTAGAtgttattttgaataatttgagtatagTCAAATGTTGTTTAGGTGTATCTGATTAGTTCCTATTTTCTAGGGATTTAGTATCAGCTTAGTTGCTATTTTCTTGTGATTTCAGTTGTACTTCAGCCTACATCAAGACTTGATTAATCGTTGAATAAATATGAGTTTTTGCCTTGTTATTCCTTAACAGTTTATATATTTGGATTCGCTTGGACTAAATctaataattttgttaaaaaaatctaaaaacaatCTGTTAATATATGTTTTTTCAGTTGTTGTTAATACtgatattaaataaattgatCTTTCTAAAACAAAAACGGGACTATTTAATTCGTATTCATTTTGGAAATGAGTAAATAAGAACATTTAATTGCAACAATTAATGCTTTCCTTCAATTGTACATAACATTTattgatatacaaataaattaagctctcaatatttatatattctttaatttaatcctgattctaaaaaaaaaaactatctaaaaaatgtataaaatttaaaGCTCTTATCACACACCCAGTTGACGCAGATTACACCCGTGTtatcttcaaatatatataaatacataaatagacataatgtatAAACcttaagggttaaatttgttattataccaaactaaaatatgtaaaattgtcaaaaataattaatgttatgATTAATTATAATTAGATGCTTATTTTCGAAatctaacaaaaattaaattattttaaaaaattttatagagactaatttgctcGATATCAAAATTAAATACAGCAGAGGTTTTTCTACCTTGTATAacgcaatatatatattttgaatggGTTGCTTGCTGGCTTGTTGCAAATTAAAGTGATGGCCTTGAATGATGGGTTTTGAACTTCCCTGGCTCATTTAAAGTAGTTTAATTTGTACTAAGCTCAATTTGAGATTCATTCGGAGTCGATCAAATGGCCGGATTATCCACTTCTGTTTGTTCATTAATTTTCCATTACCTAAAAGTTTttcaaaatagatttttttaggCAAGGATTTTAATTCCTAACATTATTTCAAGGGttattttttccttaaaatttacCTAATGGAGAATGATCTAGAATTCATTATAAAGTTTCAAGCTTGAAGCTTTGGAAAACTGTACATGTCGGTTCCCTCCTAATTGTAAATTTGGTGATCAATCAGCATCAAACAGTCCTCTCAAAGGGCTCACAAATTTTGAGAGATGAGTTATCTTGTCAAAGATGTAACCATGAACCCATGAACAACGAACTATCTGTGCCATATGGCGACTTCTAACAACCCTTTCTGGGTCCGACCAATCAACAGCTTCAAATGACAAGCCGATATCAGTCCACCACTCGTAGATGGTAAGGATAACATTGTAGCATATACCAGGATGTGCTGTTTAAATAGTTCTCATCTAACCTTCTAATGCTTCAAACAGTGTAAAACAATGGGGGACCGCTTTCGGTGAATGATAAATGAGAATCTGTGcgttaattaatttaatcctgTACCAACTGTCCCGGAGACAATATGATAGGCAAAAATCAGGGCAGATGGTGCTTTGATTGATGCAACATACACAAATATATTACTAACCAGGTTAGTGACAGTGTGTTTTAGAAGCTTGTATGCCATATGGCATCGTCGCCCTCCCCGCATCGCTGATGCACTTCCTGCATTCTCTCCACGGACTTGCAAATGCCACTGCAGCTCCAATCAAAAGATGCACCACATGGATTCCCTGCTTGAGCTTTCCACTCGCAATCTATCGAACAAATGTAAGACATTGTCATGAAAAGATCGTTTCCATGCACAACTAAAATCTGGCACACTACTATGAAGATTCAACCCTTACCCAAGAGAGTACCACAGCAGAGGCTTCGTTCGTCGATATGCTCGACATCAAGACCAATAAACCAAGAACCTAAAGAGACGTCTTCGTTTGCATATCTATGAAGTATGTGCctataaagaaaacaaaacatataGTTAAAAAAACATCATGTAATAGAATAgcatagcaaaaaaaaaatttaccgatTGACGGAGATGTAGGTTGCCAAGTCTTTGGACACTGCATATATTTGTCCGGTTGCATGCCTGAAGTATTTGTTTCCCTCCTCACCAAATTTCCAATATTCTGGCTCATGGTATTTGACCCCTCTATAGAGGTAAGCACGGTTAGATGAAAAGAAGCAAATACgacaattaaaaaaagaaaactaaaaatatttaatccTTACTTCTGTGCTAGAACAGGTCCAGATTTCATGCAACCAATATAAACACGGGGTTTTGATCTGTGACGGGCCAATGTAGAACCCACCATACCTGTAGTATAGTCCATATCAATATAGTAACCCTGCTACAGGTCTGTTCAAGAAAAAAATGTTGTACTGAAAACTTAGAGCCGGATCACTAACCCAGATTTACATGtacatcatcatcaactttaaTATAAAAGTCTGCATCCCACTTAGCGACGGCTGTGGAAAAGTATATTTGGGTTTTCGATGATAATTCATGGTAACCTTCTATGTGATTCTGcccaaacaaaaagtaaaagatgAGATTCCGTGTAAGCTtctaaattctttaaaattataaatatcgaGTTCTTCACTTTGTCATGTTTTTGTACACTAAGATTAGAGAAAATAACTCATTAACTTGACCCAATGCAAGAAAGCATGAGCATACCAGGCGCAGAAAATCCTTGTATTGCTCCTCTTCAGCTTCGATCCCTCGATCCAAAATACCACCCGGGGTTGCACTGAGAACCGAATGTACATGTTCAATAAGAATATCATTCAAGAAAGCTAAGTAGCACATAAAAGTTGAATGCTTCGAATTGTCCGTTTGAACTTACCTGTGTCCTATGACAAATCGCATTATAATTCCCTTCTCTTTCTCCAACCTCTTTAATTCCTCCCCTGAGAACAATAAACctcgaaaaataaataatttactagATCCCAGCGAGTGTCTAATAGAATGCCAAAACAGTACTGAATCAAACCTTGAGGCATCCAAGTTTCCCTGATTGAGTCTCTTCTTTTCCTACTGCTGAATGCTGTTATAATTCCCATAACAAAGAAAAGTTTCGGGCGTTCCTTCAAGTTCTCGATTCCAGGTTTTGTAACCATCGGAGATCCTTCATTACTATATCCCTTGGCAGCTCTAGCAGCAGCTAGCTGCACCTCCAATGAGGAGATTGTTTTGTCTAATGTCCTGAAAGTACGTATCGTGCGAACACTCTTTTTAAGTTCTAAACAAATTTTAGACACCAAAGGCTAACTTGGGGCAATTAGTCTAAAAGACATAGAAACTTACATAATTACATCATGAGTTTGTGAAACTCGAGAAAGAATATCACCTGCCTCGACAGAAGTGTCCTGTTGTAAATAACACATAATCTCATCAAGATTATTTGTATGCTATATAAGCTTTATGACAACTTTATACTCTATAAACTTGCCTTGTCACAATTAACCAAGGGATGAACTTCCTTTCTCCCATGTGTCTGTACAGAAGAAGCCTCATTGATTTTGACAGGATCGGAACTAGTCCACAATCTGTAGAAAAATGAAAAACCCCATGCACCACTAGTTAATGCACACTTACATATAATACTACCACTCAAAAAAACAGGCAACAACATACAGAAAGACCCTTTTTACATAAAGTGATAACTCATAGATGCCTTAACATCAGAAAACTATTTAATGGCCGTGTTTATAGGCGATGTCCCGACTTACCCCtaaacagttttttttttcagGGATCTCTTGCACTTAGCTGCTACCAGCTTATAGCTTTTGATACAGAGCATAAAATCAACTTCCGAAAAACCAGCTTTTAAGTACAAAGTGCAAATTCGTCATACATCACAAGTTATAAAACCAAATTCAATGAGATTAATCTCTTTTCTCACAGTCATGCATTACTAAATCTGCTACTAGAAGAGAACCAGCATAGCAAGTAAGACCCCGCCCCCCCGGGCCCAAATCCTGGACACTGATAGATCTAGCAAACCTAAGACCTAAATCTATTCATACAGAGGCATTTTGCTTGACACCTTTGCAACAAATTAACAAGATCCTTCAACATAAAACATAAAGGAGCAAAAACAA from Gossypium hirsutum isolate 1008001.06 chromosome D12, Gossypium_hirsutum_v2.1, whole genome shotgun sequence includes these protein-coding regions:
- the LOC107944950 gene encoding beta-1,6-galactosyltransferase GALT31A, which encodes MGLSRTHKTANGVSTRWVSFFCIASFFLGVLVINRLWTSSDPVKINEASSVQTHGRKEVHPLVNCDKDTSVEAGDILSRVSQTHDVIMTLDKTISSLEVQLAAARAAKGYSNEGSPMVTKPGIENLKERPKLFFVMGIITAFSSRKRRDSIRETWMPQGEELKRLEKEKGIIMRFVIGHSATPGGILDRGIEAEEEQYKDFLRLNHIEGYHELSSKTQIYFSTAVAKWDADFYIKVDDDVHVNLGMVGSTLARHRSKPRVYIGCMKSGPVLAQKGVKYHEPEYWKFGEEGNKYFRHATGQIYAVSKDLATYISVNRHILHRYANEDVSLGSWFIGLDVEHIDERSLCCGTLLDCEWKAQAGNPCGASFDWSCSGICKSVERMQEVHQRCGEGDDAIWHTSF
- the LOC107929475 gene encoding uncharacterized protein, which codes for MNSQKGREKKGKAGGREPAKFVGFHPFVIGASKKTTFYLSFDRRYRKKTGKMKGSGPLVATVLVASTVALTSSSSAGVQHVSFSPTSSNQESQNSASRNRTALEREKFAPRFDGLRFIETLVTAHR